A window of Halobellus sp. LT62 contains these coding sequences:
- a CDS encoding class I SAM-dependent methyltransferase: MRKFSPEYLRRTREGMWDGSREALAPLSLGDREQILDAGAGTGELARVLDAESPGTVTCLDADPELLGVARGETGLETVAGDATRPPFREDAFDLVVCQALLVNLPDPAAAIRAFSGLSTDLVAAIEPDNGDVGVDSTVDREIELEKRVRSAYIEGVETDVSMDDRLLSVFRESGLSDVRTQRYYHRKVTEPPYDEAALAAATRKANGGALAQHERELRRTLSAAEYDELRGAWREMGRDVIDAMREEKYRRAEVVPFDVVVGRVGDD, translated from the coding sequence GTGCGGAAGTTCTCACCGGAGTATCTGCGTCGGACGCGCGAGGGGATGTGGGACGGCTCCCGCGAAGCGCTCGCGCCGCTCTCGCTCGGGGATCGAGAGCAGATCCTCGACGCGGGGGCGGGGACGGGCGAACTCGCCCGCGTCCTCGACGCGGAATCGCCGGGAACGGTGACCTGTCTCGACGCCGACCCGGAGCTCCTCGGAGTCGCCCGCGGGGAGACGGGGCTGGAAACCGTCGCCGGCGACGCGACGCGTCCGCCCTTCCGCGAGGACGCCTTCGACTTGGTCGTCTGTCAGGCACTCCTCGTCAATCTCCCCGATCCCGCGGCCGCTATCCGAGCGTTCTCGGGGCTCTCGACGGATCTCGTCGCGGCGATCGAACCCGACAACGGCGACGTCGGCGTCGATTCGACCGTCGACAGGGAAATCGAACTCGAAAAGCGGGTTCGCTCGGCGTACATCGAGGGCGTCGAGACGGACGTCTCGATGGACGATCGACTCCTCTCGGTGTTTCGCGAATCCGGGCTGTCGGACGTCCGGACGCAACGGTACTACCACCGGAAGGTGACTGAACCACCGTACGACGAAGCGGCGCTGGCGGCCGCGACGCGGAAGGCCAACGGCGGCGCGCTCGCACAACACGAACGGGAGCTCCGAAGGACGCTTTCTGCCGCCGAATACGACGAGCTCCGGGGCGCGTGGCGCGAGATGGGTCGGGACGTCATCGACGCGATGCGCGAGGAGAAGTACCGCCGCGCGGAGGTCGTCCCGTTCGACGTCGTCGTCGGACGCGTCGGCGACGACTGA
- a CDS encoding deoxyribonuclease IV, whose amino-acid sequence MRVGAHESIAGGVANAVDRQLEDGGNCGQIFTHSPQVWQNPDIDDDDATTFRERSSEHDVSPWVIHSSYLVNLCTPKDDLREKSIDSMQREVDAAALLDIPYVNVHLGAHTGAGEQQGLENAVSALDELDVPDGVTVLVESDAGSGTKMGDDFAHLGYVLEESAQDLEICLDTAHAFAAGYDLSTAAGVDETVEELDAEVGLENLACVHLNDSKHECGTNKDEHAHIGEGLIGEAGMTAFVNHPDLVDVPLVLETPNEDGKGFAWNIERVRDLREA is encoded by the coding sequence ATGCGAGTAGGTGCACACGAGTCGATCGCCGGGGGCGTCGCCAACGCCGTCGATCGACAGCTGGAAGACGGCGGCAACTGCGGACAGATCTTCACGCACTCGCCGCAGGTGTGGCAGAACCCCGACATCGATGACGACGACGCCACGACGTTCCGCGAGCGATCGAGCGAACACGACGTCAGCCCGTGGGTGATTCACTCATCGTACCTCGTAAACCTCTGCACGCCGAAAGACGATCTCCGCGAGAAATCCATCGATTCGATGCAGCGGGAGGTCGACGCCGCGGCGCTCCTCGATATTCCATACGTGAACGTCCACCTCGGCGCGCACACCGGCGCGGGCGAACAGCAGGGGCTCGAAAACGCCGTCTCGGCGCTCGACGAGCTGGACGTCCCCGACGGCGTCACCGTACTCGTCGAGTCCGACGCCGGGTCCGGAACGAAGATGGGCGACGACTTCGCGCACTTGGGGTACGTGCTCGAGGAGAGCGCACAGGATCTCGAAATCTGTCTCGACACCGCTCACGCCTTCGCCGCGGGCTACGATCTCTCGACGGCGGCCGGCGTCGACGAGACGGTCGAGGAACTGGACGCCGAGGTCGGTCTCGAAAACCTCGCGTGCGTCCACCTGAACGATTCGAAACACGAGTGCGGCACCAACAAGGACGAGCACGCCCACATCGGCGAGGGACTGATCGGCGAAGCGGGAATGACGGCGTTCGTCAACCATCCCGATCTCGTGGACGTGCCGCTGGTCTTGGAGACGCCCAACGAGGACGGCAAGGGGTTCGCGTGGAACATCGAGCGCGTTCGCGACCTCCGCGAGGCGTAA
- a CDS encoding lipoate--protein ligase family protein: protein MTTNPGPLADREWRLIREEAREGPMQMALDEIAAETAAAGGPRTVRVYRWSPSTLSLGYGQDPDTVDWEHCAAEGVSVTRRQTGGGGIYHDIDGDVSYSITAPKSELPGDLMDAYHLLCEPILDAFGKLGIDADYVSESVPEIWRPACYLRKLHPAHDVVAEGRKISGNAQYRRRDAVVQHGSLTYAVRADEHLDVFSGHDVSPAQFGDRVVGVDELVDASREEMVAAVEESLADWADAEVGTWTDDELERARIRVEEKYGSDEWVRRRPDDRS, encoded by the coding sequence ATGACCACGAATCCGGGGCCGCTCGCCGATCGCGAATGGCGGCTGATCCGCGAGGAGGCCCGCGAGGGACCGATGCAGATGGCGCTCGACGAAATCGCCGCCGAAACGGCCGCTGCCGGTGGACCGCGCACGGTCCGCGTGTACCGGTGGTCGCCGAGTACGCTCTCACTGGGATACGGACAGGATCCCGACACCGTCGACTGGGAGCACTGCGCCGCCGAGGGTGTCTCGGTAACCCGCCGACAGACGGGGGGCGGAGGCATCTACCACGACATCGACGGGGACGTCTCCTACTCGATCACCGCGCCGAAGTCCGAACTGCCGGGAGATCTGATGGACGCTTACCACCTGCTCTGTGAACCGATACTTGATGCGTTCGGCAAGTTGGGAATCGACGCTGACTACGTGAGCGAGTCGGTTCCGGAGATCTGGCGGCCCGCGTGTTACCTCCGGAAGCTGCACCCCGCACACGACGTCGTCGCCGAGGGGCGCAAGATCAGTGGAAATGCCCAGTATCGCCGCCGCGACGCCGTTGTCCAGCACGGTTCGCTTACGTACGCCGTCCGCGCCGACGAGCATCTCGACGTCTTTTCCGGGCACGACGTGTCGCCAGCGCAATTCGGTGATCGAGTGGTGGGCGTCGACGAGCTCGTCGACGCGTCCCGCGAGGAGATGGTCGCGGCGGTCGAGGAGTCGCTTGCGGACTGGGCGGACGCCGAGGTCGGAACGTGGACCGACGACGAGTTAGAACGCGCGCGAATCCGCGTCGAGGAGAAATACGGGAGCGACGAGTGGGTCCGCCGCCGCCCCGACGACCGGTCCTGA